The Gemmatimonas aurantiaca T-27 DNA segment CAGCTCCTGGATGAGTGTCGGCATCCAGAAGTTCACACCGTACAACGACACCGTGCCGGCGAAGTACACAAACGCCAGCGCCCACACGCGCCGATCTGTCATCGCCGCCTTCACGGTGGCTGGACCATGCCCACCGCTCATCTGTTCACGGCCCGCTGCCTGCGTTTGGGACGTGCGCGCTTCCTGATCCGCTGCCAGTCGACGTTCCACGACATCACAGTCGTGCGCTGACAACCAGCTCGCCTGTCGTGGACCATCGGGCAACCAACGCAGCACCGCCACGCCCATGAACACCGACGGAATGCCTTCCAGTACAAACAACCAGCGCCAGCCACTCCATGCACCCGAGCCATCGAACACGTCCATGATCAGCCCGGACAACGGCCCACCGATCACGTTCGCAAACGCAATCGCCGTCATGAACCACGCCACTGTGCGCGCACGTCGGGCGGCGGGAAACCAGTACGTGAGGTAGAGAATGATGCCCGGGAAAAACCCGGCTTCCGCAATGCCCAGCAGCAGGCGCAGGGCGTAGAACCCGAACACATCCGGCGCCACGCCGAACATGGCCGGCAAGGGTCCCCACGGAATGCGATCGACAAACGCGAACAGACTGGAGATGATGCCCCAACTGATCATGATGCGCGCAATCCACCGCCGTGCCCCCACCCGTTCCAGCAGCAAGTTGCTCGGCACTTCGAACAGGAAGTAGCCGAGGAAGAAGATACCGGCACCGAAACCATAGATCGCATCCGACCATTGCAACTCGGCCGCCATCTGCAACTTGGCGAAGCCGACGTTCACCCGGTCGAGATAGGCGACGATGTAACAGAGGAACAGCAGCGGAAGCAGCCGTCGCGCGATGCGCGAGAACATCGCATCATCGTCGTACTGCACGGTGGGGCGGTTGGACATCATGCGTCGAAGATACGCCCGGGGCCGACACATCGCCCGCTCGCGAGTGACCCCCTACTATTCAGCTATGGCCAAGCCTCCCGTCGCCCGCACAGCACGCAACGTCACCAAGTCGCTCAAGACCCAGGTCTCGACGCTCGGCACCACCATGGGTGCGTTCTGGATCACCTTCGTGGTGAACGGCATGCTCGGCGGCGCACTCAATCAGTTCGGCATCGTGCCACGCACGGTGAGTGGTCTGCGCGGCATTCTGTTCGGACCATTCCTGCACGGCAACCTGCAGCACCTGGTGGCCAATACCATCCCCTTCCTCGCCCTCGGCTGGATGGTGATGCTGCGCGACGCACGTCACTTCCTGCCGGTGACACTCTTCTCGATGCTGGGGGCCGGTCTGTTCGCCTGGACACTCGGTGCACCCGGTTCGGTGCACATCGGTGCGAGTGGCGTGATCTTCGGCTATCTGGGCTTTCTGCTGCTGGCCGGTGTGTATTCCCGCAGCGTGGCGAGCATCCTGCTCAGCCTCGTGACGGCGGCCTTGTGGGGCGGACTCGTGCTCGGCATCGCACCGGGCCAGGCGGGGATAAGCTGGCAGGCCCACCTCGGCGGATTCATCGGCGGCATCCTGGCGGCGCGGGCGTTTCGGAAAGCGCGCTGAGCGCATTGTCGGGTACACCAGAAGTCTCAGCCGCTGCGCCGTCTCCCGATGGCATCCACCACCAGATCAGCGATGGCCTTTGTATAGCGAACGGTAGCGCGATCGGGCACTTCGGTAGTGCCAACGCGGTCGCAATAGATGCAGCCCACGATCTTGCCCAGCACGATCAGCGGAAACACGCCGAACTGCGTGAGTCCCATGGATTGCACCCAACGCACTTCGAGCGTGGTCAGTGAGCGATCGGCGGGCAGATACACCGCCTGTCGTTGCTGCGTGAGTGATACGATCGGCCCACCGCGCACCGAGACGGCAAAATCGAACTGCGCGATGAGTGTTTCCACGCCTTCGCCCAGTCCGGTCCGCGCAATGAGACGCTGCCGATCGGGCGTGAAGAGACAGGCCAACGTGCGATCATACGGGCCACCGCGCATCACGGCTTCGAGTGCCTGCAACAGCACTTCACCCACTCCGGCGCCCGAGGCCACGTCCACCTTCTCTTCGAGTTCCTGACGTAGACGCACACGCAGGGCACCAGCGTCCACGTGGCCCGTGTCGGTGGGAGTGTCTTCGTCGCGCGCCGTGACGCTTTCTCCCAACGCACCACGTGCCGCCGTGGTGAGTTGACGGAACCGCATCCGATCAGTGGCGATCTGCGGATTCACGAACAGCTCCCGCGTTTCTTCCAACGCATCGGTGACAATGCCACCGATCTGCTCGCGCGTGAGCTTCACCTTGGCGCCGTGCTGCTCGATGACGGCGTCCACCGCGAGCGGGATGTCAGTGACATCTGCATCGAGCCGGTACAGGGCGTGCGTGAGATCGTGACTGAACGACGTAATGGCCGCGCCCACCGACGCGGATGCCGCCGCCCGGGCCCGGATGCCCTGTACCACGGTGTCCGGCATGCCCCAATGCCGCGAGACTTCCACACCGAGATCGGCAAACGGGAATCCCAGCACGAGACGCGTTGCCGCCGTTTCACTGCGCGTCCCGTCGGCCATCAGCGCACGGATGCGCGCATAGTCCTCCGGGAAATGCCCTGCGACCAGCACCTCACCCAGGTTGCGGAACATGCCACACAGATGCGCTTCCTCGGGGTCTTGCTGCAAACGGGCCGCTGCTGCACGGGCATGATTGGCCGTGAGCAACGACAGCAGCATGAGCTCCTTCAGCTCGGGCGACTTGCGTGCGTAGTTCTCGAACAACAGCAGGCTGCTGGCGAGCTGGCGTACGGTACGCGCCCCCAGCATCATCATGGCGTGGGTGGCGCTCTGGATGGGGCGGGCACCGCGCCGGTAGTGCACGCTGTTGGCGGTGCGGACCACCGACAGGGTGAGGCTGTACTCACGCAGCACGACATTGGCGAGTCGCTGCAGCGAGTGGGCATCGTCATCGAGCGCTGACAGCGTGTCGATGATCTGCTTGGACAGTGCCGGAAAGTCCGAGCCTTCGAGAATACGCGCCAGGCGTTGCCTGACGGGCATCGGATCATTCGCGGTATCGGCGGGGTCGTGCGGAGACATCATGGATAGTATCGGTAGGTGCACACGGTATTATCCATGGACTGGTGCCGCAACTGCACGGCCGGTGGAGCCGTCGTTCTTTCGATGGCCCTACGTTCCTCCCACTCCTCCCGTTCCGCTCCCATGCCTCGCTCCACTGCCTTCAGCCCGCGCGGCCCCCAGGCCATCGGCCCCTACTCCCACGCCACGTGGGCGGGTGACCTGCTGTACTGCTCCGGCCAGACCCCGATCGACCCGGCCACGGGGAAGCTCATCGACGGTGACGTCGGTGCGCAGACCAATCGGGTATTCGACAACCTGCAAGCCGTGGTGGAAGACGCCGGCCTGACGATGGACGATGTGGTCAAGTGCAATGTGTACCTCACCGACATGGCCAACTTTGCGGCCATGAATGCGGTGTACGGCACGCGTTTCACGGCGCCATTCCCGTCGCGCACGACGGTGGCCGTAGCGGGGTTGCCGCTGGGTGCGGCAGTCGAGATCGAGCTGATCGCGAAGAAGGGATAAGGCTGGACAGCAGGAAAACAGAACCACGACGTCAAAGAGGAGGGGGAACGGGGAAGAGTTGGGAGCGTTGCGCTCCCCGCCTTCCGGTTCCCCTCCCTCCTGACGTGGCGGTTTACTTTCGCGCCTCTGCAGCCATTGCCACGCCAGCACTGGCCAACACCGCACTCATGCGCTGCGCACGGGCCGTGAAGCCCTCGGCCTCGCGTATCGCCACCTGAAGCGCTTCACGGGCTGCCCGCGATTGACCGCGCAACGCCTCGCTCGGCACTTCCCACACCGCCAGCACATTTGTCTTGGTCGTGGCGACGCGACCCAGGACATTGATCTCATTAGCTGCGGCCGCCGCAGCACCACCGCCACCCGGACCACCAGCGGCCGGTGCTCCCACGCCGAACTTCGCGCGCAGGGCATCAAAATCGCGGCGGAACGCCGTGAATTGTGTTTTCACACTGTCCGGCGCCGTCGGCAGGGAATCGAGCTTTGTCGCGGCACGATTCACCTCGCCCATGAGCGCGGTCAGTGTTGCCACCGTAGGCATCGCATTCTGCTGCGCCCCATGCAGCTCCATGGCTGCGGCATCGTACGCCGTGCGCTGATCGGCCGTGAGCTGAACCTGCGGGTCCATCACCAGTGTGAGTGGCTTGCTGTCCACTTCCTTGCCGTCCACGAGCAGCGCGACCGTGTAACGCCCCGGCTTGACCATCGGACCGACCAAGGTGGCGGCGCCTGGACGCGGTGCGGCGCCGGCGCAGGGATTCTCCGCGTCATAGCCGATGGCCGGTAGCGGCTCCGGATACCCCGGAATCGGACGACGCGGCGGCGTGGTGTTGGCTGGACCACCCGGGCCACCGGCGGGCGGTGTCGTGTTTCCATCACGCACGGGCTCCACCCGCTGATCCCAGCACACCGACTGAATGCCCACCGCATTGCGATTGGTCGGCACCACGAGTTCACGCACCACCGCGCCCTTCGCGTCGCTGATACGCAACACGGGGTTGGTCACCGGACGACGGAAATGCATTTGCAACACCGCCTCCGTGGGCGGGTTCTCGCCGGTGAAGAACTGGTGACCCCAGAACTCGTCATTGCGATCGTCCTTGCTCTTCCACTGCAGCGTGATGCCCGGAGTGAACAGTGCAGCCTCCTTCTGCTGGGCCGCCGCATACTCCTGAATGGGCTCGAGATGATCCAGCACCCACAACGCGCGACCATGAGTCGCCACCAGCAACGCATTGTCGCGCGGATGAATGGTCAATTCGTCCACTCGCACGGTGGGCATGTTGCCACGCAGGCGTCGCCAGGTGAGCCCACGGTCGATCGACAGGAAGATGCCGGTCTCCGTGCCCACATACAGCACATCGGGATTCCG contains these protein-coding regions:
- a CDS encoding HDOD domain-containing protein; this translates as MMSPHDPADTANDPMPVRQRLARILEGSDFPALSKQIIDTLSALDDDAHSLQRLANVVLREYSLTLSVVRTANSVHYRRGARPIQSATHAMMMLGARTVRQLASSLLLFENYARKSPELKELMLLSLLTANHARAAAARLQQDPEEAHLCGMFRNLGEVLVAGHFPEDYARIRALMADGTRSETAATRLVLGFPFADLGVEVSRHWGMPDTVVQGIRARAAASASVGAAITSFSHDLTHALYRLDADVTDIPLAVDAVIEQHGAKVKLTREQIGGIVTDALEETRELFVNPQIATDRMRFRQLTTAARGALGESVTARDEDTPTDTGHVDAGALRVRLRQELEEKVDVASGAGVGEVLLQALEAVMRGGPYDRTLACLFTPDRQRLIARTGLGEGVETLIAQFDFAVSVRGGPIVSLTQQRQAVYLPADRSLTTLEVRWVQSMGLTQFGVFPLIVLGKIVGCIYCDRVGTTEVPDRATVRYTKAIADLVVDAIGRRRSG
- a CDS encoding RidA family protein, which gives rise to MPRSTAFSPRGPQAIGPYSHATWAGDLLYCSGQTPIDPATGKLIDGDVGAQTNRVFDNLQAVVEDAGLTMDDVVKCNVYLTDMANFAAMNAVYGTRFTAPFPSRTTVAVAGLPLGAAVEIELIAKKG
- a CDS encoding rhomboid family intramembrane serine protease, with translation MAKPPVARTARNVTKSLKTQVSTLGTTMGAFWITFVVNGMLGGALNQFGIVPRTVSGLRGILFGPFLHGNLQHLVANTIPFLALGWMVMLRDARHFLPVTLFSMLGAGLFAWTLGAPGSVHIGASGVIFGYLGFLLLAGVYSRSVASILLSLVTAALWGGLVLGIAPGQAGISWQAHLGGFIGGILAARAFRKAR
- a CDS encoding MFS transporter, which translates into the protein MMSNRPTVQYDDDAMFSRIARRLLPLLFLCYIVAYLDRVNVGFAKLQMAAELQWSDAIYGFGAGIFFLGYFLFEVPSNLLLERVGARRWIARIMISWGIISSLFAFVDRIPWGPLPAMFGVAPDVFGFYALRLLLGIAEAGFFPGIILYLTYWFPAARRARTVAWFMTAIAFANVIGGPLSGLIMDVFDGSGAWSGWRWLFVLEGIPSVFMGVAVLRWLPDGPRQASWLSAHDCDVVERRLAADQEARTSQTQAAGREQMSGGHGPATVKAAMTDRRVWALAFVYFAGTVSLYGVNFWMPTLIQELGIDRTAYLRVGLLSMIPWGVAGLAMVWAGQNSDRTGERRWHVAGALAVTAAGHATLSLVGHAVIPSLIGLALVASGVLAFFATFWSLPTSFLQRSAAAAGIAWINSIGNLGGHFGPDLIGRVRAATGGTTGAFLALGALALLGMAVTLGVTRKGRTGL